In a genomic window of Synergistaceae bacterium:
- a CDS encoding transglycosylase SLT domain-containing protein — MRKSCAYLVAALLLFVLFLSSPAAGAWSMGDLFFARDWRGVDSLLRSGVDLTPMEKSLAANALWFSNRFEEALALFEECALHWPDEVRPYGEFMMVLALERLGRPGEAVAKALDLLPVAPSDLGYYAAYALFRLANASDGGERREAAQKMYSLAQNDSQRTTALAELLKLPGDKTEYALRMTDMSPRNSAALKVLESLPKPWSSDVNMAVGYAAYLSGKYDKAIPLFLAIPMDSRHGRKSRYYRAFCLYNKKQYAPALEAWGYLAKTGESYAESSVRRISILAGRGERENALRVLREVASNREGEIQVRAYYSLSTHLSGKEKAAAEDKVIELAPGSLFTTQILWGRGWDRWRAGDVAGATAQWEKSLAPGMNRNWRPRVIHWVAKGHERLGNREKSRLLLDGLKKDHPLSIYAFMAGGEIELTPGTPPDLDSEPSLLEQWGFVSHARRVLLAKGDERSVFRAARLADWTGDQQATYTAALKIGERLRTGPFYEDALSMLYPRPFYSDVTRAAERFEVEDNLVWAIMKQESAFNPAATSWAGAGGLMQLMPGTAAGEAKSLGMKEYSVYDAEQNIIMGTAHIARLMRSFGDVGLSLAAYNAGPGNARKWLGDRKDVPLDEWIELVRFEETNDYVQKVTANLEVYRALYPPEEEEVDVGGETSDYEDDGD, encoded by the coding sequence TTGAGAAAGAGCTGTGCATACCTTGTGGCGGCGCTTCTGTTATTCGTTCTGTTCCTGTCGTCCCCGGCGGCGGGGGCATGGTCCATGGGGGACCTGTTCTTCGCCAGGGATTGGAGGGGCGTGGACTCGCTCTTGCGGTCCGGGGTTGATCTGACGCCGATGGAAAAGTCCCTGGCGGCCAACGCCCTTTGGTTCTCGAACCGCTTCGAGGAGGCCCTTGCCCTCTTCGAGGAGTGCGCGCTCCACTGGCCGGACGAGGTGCGCCCCTACGGGGAGTTCATGATGGTGCTGGCGCTGGAGCGGCTGGGAAGGCCGGGGGAGGCCGTGGCGAAGGCGCTCGACCTGCTGCCCGTGGCCCCGTCCGACCTGGGCTACTACGCCGCCTACGCCCTCTTTCGCCTGGCGAATGCGAGCGACGGAGGCGAAAGGCGAGAGGCGGCTCAGAAGATGTACAGCCTGGCTCAGAACGACTCGCAGAGGACGACCGCACTGGCAGAGCTGCTGAAGCTCCCAGGCGACAAGACCGAGTACGCGCTGAGGATGACGGACATGTCGCCGAGGAACTCCGCCGCGCTGAAGGTTCTGGAGTCCCTTCCGAAGCCCTGGAGTTCGGACGTGAACATGGCGGTCGGCTACGCAGCCTATCTATCCGGCAAGTACGACAAGGCGATACCCCTCTTCCTCGCCATCCCGATGGACTCGAGGCACGGGCGCAAGTCGAGATACTACCGAGCCTTCTGCCTGTACAACAAGAAGCAGTACGCGCCCGCGCTGGAGGCGTGGGGCTACCTGGCGAAGACGGGCGAGTCCTACGCCGAGTCCTCCGTCAGGCGGATCTCCATCCTGGCCGGCAGGGGGGAGAGGGAGAACGCGCTTCGCGTACTGAGGGAGGTGGCCTCAAACCGCGAGGGGGAGATACAGGTCAGGGCTTATTACTCCCTGTCGACCCATCTATCGGGCAAGGAGAAAGCCGCCGCCGAGGACAAGGTCATTGAACTGGCGCCCGGCTCCCTGTTCACGACCCAGATCCTGTGGGGGAGGGGCTGGGACAGGTGGAGGGCCGGAGATGTTGCCGGTGCGACGGCCCAGTGGGAGAAGAGCCTCGCCCCGGGGATGAACAGAAACTGGCGGCCCCGGGTCATTCACTGGGTAGCCAAGGGGCACGAGAGGCTGGGGAACAGGGAGAAGAGCAGGCTCCTGCTCGACGGCCTGAAGAAGGACCACCCCCTTTCCATCTACGCCTTCATGGCGGGGGGCGAGATTGAGCTGACTCCGGGTACCCCGCCGGACCTCGACTCGGAGCCGTCGCTGCTGGAACAGTGGGGCTTCGTCTCGCACGCGCGCAGGGTGCTGCTCGCCAAGGGCGACGAGCGATCCGTGTTCAGGGCCGCCCGGCTGGCCGACTGGACGGGAGATCAGCAGGCGACTTACACCGCGGCGCTGAAGATAGGAGAGAGGCTCAGAACCGGGCCTTTCTACGAGGACGCCCTCTCGATGCTGTACCCCCGCCCCTTCTACTCGGATGTGACCCGTGCGGCGGAGCGTTTCGAGGTGGAGGACAACCTCGTATGGGCAATCATGAAGCAGGAGAGCGCGTTCAACCCCGCCGCGACGAGCTGGGCGGGGGCGGGCGGCCTGATGCAGCTGATGCCCGGCACTGCTGCCGGAGAGGCGAAATCACTCGGCATGAAGGAGTACAGCGTCTACGACGCGGAGCAGAACATAATAATGGGCACGGCCCATATCGCGAGGCTGATGCGCTCCTTCGGCGATGTGGGGCTTTCGCTGGCCGCTTACAACGCCGGCCCCGGCAACGCCAGGAAGTGGCTGGGCGACAGGAAGGACGTGCCGCTGGACGAATGGATAGAGCTGGTGCGATTCGAGGAGACGAACGACTACGTCCAAAAGGTGACGGCGAACCTTGAGGTCTACAGGGCACTTTATCCGCCCGAGGAGGAAGAGGTGGACGTCGGAGGGGAGACATCGGACTACGAGGACGACGGGGATTGA